The following coding sequences lie in one Silene latifolia isolate original U9 population chromosome 5, ASM4854445v1, whole genome shotgun sequence genomic window:
- the LOC141655011 gene encoding small ubiquitin-related modifier 1-like — translation MTSNGIINPNQIHHEIETLKSQKQEIEARISLLQSQLLQQHSSCTNDSCPPISAVQGTQEEDKKLGDEAARIKLKVKGLDGYEVLFRVKRSTQFKKLMDAYRDHGSATVDLQAYSIKFCFEGRYVRPDQTPDELHLRPDHLFTL, via the exons ATGACGTCTAACGGAATTATAAACCCTAATCAAATCCACCATGAAATCGAAACCTTGAAATCTCAAAAACAAGAAATTGAAGCTCGAATTTCACTTCTCCAATCTCAATTACTTCAACAACATTCATCTTGTACCAACGATTCTTGTCCTCCAATCTCCGCCGTTCAAG GAACGCAAGAGGAAGACAAGAAACTAGGCGACGAGGCTGCTCGCATTAAGCTTAAAGTCAAGGGTCTG GATGGCTATGAGGTGTTGTTTCGAGTGAAGAGGTCTACTCAATTCAAGAAGCTTATGGATGCCTACCGTGACCACGGGTCTGCAACTGTTGATCTCCAAGCATACTCCATCAAATTCTGTTTTGAAGGGCGTTATGTTCGACCAGATCAGACTCCTGATGAG TTACACCTCCGTCCTGATCATCTGTTTACCCTGTAG
- the LOC141655979 gene encoding uncharacterized protein LOC141655979, producing the protein MEEVHMLPRFITEENQDEKYELPPFAEGPWLIATHENQKSNKLEKQTFRTNTNSYIKTIPELDQNIILVSSQGWLILGDREDCSIYSIWNPVTSQFLRLPKLSPVPGNINPSICLLTESLDLNNNPETCKLVLVFKEGLVFSCRPTMSPNCRWVKQSLELDGTSKVEIHEACAFEGVIYGYAYGRIKNPVDVKRYVNTFVHINVTEDSSSPITLQPMGLDFPDSKINFHEYARLDRMVECCGVFYFILMMFRDIDDDNTLDIIKVLVWRLDFSQMEWIRVEFLRNHAFLIDDSSCTWCWAGSRSSSGGFIEENCIYFAPEGDQRVYSYNLEDDSYTTLLPHSTSLRYFNGPIWFMPSNHQANPNPLPQWRANGDQYPLLMIYKDFSKTYQLLDPFENVSRIISAKNEPGEIISNFDHCKDGWLLLSSGEYLQYSNPFTNETEKYPPCQEWFTRFGFSTCPTSSDCLTVGITGYKNKIISYFDAAAGEWEYYETEFNSETDIEFLTNLKIGPKYHKNS; encoded by the exons ATGGAGGAAGTTCATATGTTGCCAAGATTTATAACGGAGGAAAATCAAGACGAGAAATACGAGCTGCCACCGTTTGCAGAAGGACCATGGCTAATCGCAACACACGAGAATCAAAAGTCTAATAAACTCGAAAAACAAACATTCCGAACCAACACTAATTCGTATATCAAGACAATCCCAGAATTAGACCAAAACATTATTCTCGTCTCGTCTCAAGGCTGGTTGATACTGGGAGACCGCGAAGATTGCAGCATCTACTCTATTTGGAACCCTGTTACCTCCCAATTTTTACGTCTACCTAAATTATCACCAGTCCCTGGCAATATAAATCCCTCAATCTGTCTTTTAACGGAGTCCCTTGACCTTAATAATAATCCCGAAACATGTAAGCTTGTATTGGTTTTCAAGGAGGGGCTAGTGTTCTCGTGCAGGCCTACAATGAGCCCTAATTGTAGATGGGTCAAGCAAAGTCTTGAGCTTGACGGTACTAGCAAAGTTGAAATACACGAAGCTTGTGCATTTGAAGGGGTTATTTATGGTTACGCTTATGGTCGCATAAAAAATCCAGTTGATGTTAAAAGATATGTAAATACATTTGTGCATATCAATGTTACCGAGGACAGTTCGAGTCCAATCACGTTACAACCCATGGGTCTAGATTTTCCGGATTCTAAAATCAACTTCCACGAATATGCAAGGTTGGACCGTATGGTTGAATGTTGTGGTGTCTTCTACTTTATACTTATGATGTTTCGGGATATTGATGACGACAACACCTTGGATATCATTAAGGTCTTAGTCTGGAGACTGGATTTCTCACAAATGGAGTGGATTAGAGTCGAGTTTTTGAGAAATCACGCATTTTTAATAGACGATAGTAGTTGCACATGGTGTTGGGCAGGGTCTAGATCATCGTCAGGTGGTTTCATTGAAGAGAATTGTATATACTTCGCTCCAGAGGGCGATCAAAGAGTTTATTCATACAATCTTGAAGATGATAGTTATACTACTTTGTTGCCTCATTCCACTTCTCTCCGGTATTTTAACGGTCCTATATGGTTTATGCCTTCGAATCACCAGGCAAACCCTAACCCTCTGCCGCAATGGCGAGCTAATGGTGATCAGTATCCTCTGTTGATGATCTATAAGGATTTTAGCAAAACATATCAACTGTTGGATCCGTTTGAGAACGTTTCACGCATTATTTCGGCCAAGAATGAACCTGGTGAGATCATCTCAAACTTTGACCATTGTAAGGATGGTTGGCTGCTGTTAAGTTCGGGCGAGTACCTACAGTACTCGAATCCTTTCACAAACGAGACAGAGAAGTACCCTCCTTGTCAAGAATGGTTTACAAGATTTGGATTTTCAACTTGTCCTACTTCTTCCGATTGTCTAACCGTTGGAATTACTGGGTACAAAAACAAGATAATTAGCTATTTCGATGCTGCAGCCGGAGAGTGGGAGTATTATGAAACGGAATTTAACTCTGAAACGGATATTGAATTTTTGACCAATTTAAAAATCGGTCCCAAGTATCATAAGAACAGTT AA